The sequence below is a genomic window from Draconibacterium halophilum.
GGCCGCCATTCAGGGAGGAGCCGGATCGGTGTATTTTGGTGTTGAAAATCTCAACATGCGTTCGCGCTCGTCCAATAATTTTAATCTCGACGACCTGCGTAAAATTGTGCGTGTTGCCACCGGGAATAAGGTAAAAACTTACCTTACCATGAATGTGGAAATTTTTGATGGCGAATTGGATAAAATGCACGAAGTTATTAATGCCGCTAAAGAAGCAGGAGTTTCAGCAGTTATTGCAGCCGATGTTTCGGTAATTCAATACGCCCGTTCGGTTAACCTTGAAGTGCATATTTCAACACAGGTAAATATTACCAACATTGAAGCTGTAAAATTTTACTCCAATTTTGCCGATGTAGTGGTGCTGGCTCGTGAGATGAACCTGGGGCGGGTATGGGAGATCAGCGACCAGATAAAAAAGCAAAATATTACCGGACCAAACGGCGAGTTGATAAAAATTGAAATGTTTGTGCACGGTGCTTTGTGTATGGCTACCAGCGGTAAATGTTACCTTAGTTTGCACGAAATGAACTCGTCGGCAAATCGTGGTGCCTGTTTGCAAACCTGTAGGCGGGCTTATACGGTAACCGATAAAGAAACCGGTGCCGAGCTGGAGATCGACAACGAATACATCATGTCGCCAAAAGATTTGAAAACCGTTCATTTCCTGAATAAAATACTCGATTCGGGCGTATCGGTGCTTAAAATTGAAGGGCGTGCCCGTTCTCCCGAATACGTTAAAACCGTTGTGCAGTGTTACCGCGAGGCGGTTGATGCTTATTTCGACGAATCGTTTACCGACGAGAAAGTGGAAGACTGGAACGAGAGATTAACATCGGTTTTTAATCGTGGATTTTGGGATGGTTATTACCTCGGCCAGCGATTGGGCGAGTGGAGTAATAACTATGGTTCGAGAGCAAGTAAACGCAAGTTGTACATCGGGAAATGTACCAACTATTTCAAAAAAATAGGTGTTGCCGAATTTAAACTGGAAACAAACAACCTGAAAGTAGGAGATGAGATAATAATTACCGGCCCTACAACAGGAGTATTTCAAACAAGTGTTAATGAAATTCGCTTCGAATTAAAGCCCGTTGATGAAGGTTTAAAAGGGCAACGAATTTCTGTACCCATTGATGCTGTAACACGCAGAGCCGATAAGCTCTTTAAAGTAGTTGATGCCTCACAGGTAAAAGAAAGGAAATAGATTTGTTTTACTTTGTTTCATCTTATCAAAATTGTTTATTGACTAAGGTGTAAGATGGAACGCGCATACGCTAAAATATTTGCCAATATGAAAATATTTTAGATGCTCGTTTCCTTTTTTGACAAAAACAGCTTAACTTAATGGCTGTAAGTCAAAGAGATGGATGTGAGAAAATTGGTTTTCATTTTTATGTTGCTTCTTGCTGCGCCCTTTTCTGTTCAAGCTCAGTTGATTGGATTCAGACTGGCAGCTAATTCCGGCATGTTAATTTCCGAATTCGGAACTTCCGACGTGCCACATCCTGATGCTTTATTCGTTTCTCCGGCTACCAGCAGCGAAAAATTTACACCGCAACTTTCGGCTGGTGTCGAAGGCGAAATTTTATTTCAGGTTACCGAAAAAACATATTTTGGCGTAGAGTTCGATTATTCTCATTTGAAGGGTTTTAATGATGATCCTCCCTATTTTAACTATTTTCTTACCCCTTATTTTTCTCCCCATTATCAGGATGAGTTTATGATTTCTCCGCTTGAGTATAACACGCGCTTATTTAACCTGGCTGTTAACTACAAATACTACTTTATGCCCGATAAAACCTTCACGCCTTTTGTAAAACTTACCGGTGTTGTGGTATTTGTAAGAACGGATTTAAGCTATCGGGAATTACCGGATCCGGATTTGGAGTGGGATGTGTTGTATTCACGAGGAACAAAGAATAGCGAGCAAGACAGCTGGCCGGCATTTCATTTTGGCGGCGGAATTGGTTTTGATTATGCCATTAGCGACAGATTGCTATTTGAAGTAGATGGAACCTGCACCGTTTTAAATTCCGGAATAATCGACGGAGTTCCTAATTTTACGTATGTACAGGAAGAAGGTGTTGATTTATTGCGATACAACCGGCGCCTGTCGTTAACAACGCAGATAAGTGCAGGCTTGGTATACTTATTTGAAATTGGCGATGGAAGAGGACGTGGAAGCGGCGGAAGAGTTGATCCGAATTTGCCATTCTACAGAAACAAAAATTAGCATTATAAACAAAGAAAGCGATGAATTTTCATCGCTTTCTTTTTGAAAGACAAACAACTAATTACCTTTTTCAACTTTGTATTAATTTTTTCAATCAACCTCTTTAAGTCCTTTATAAATACAAAGTTGTTTAAACTTACGGTTACACAACTTTATTGTTTCGAAATAAAGCACGATTAACAAAAATTAATGGTAAAAGATAATAAAAGAGGCCATTGTAAGAATGTTATTTTTCTTATAATGTTTTAAATACTTTTTCC
It includes:
- a CDS encoding peptidase U32 family protein — protein: MERRDVEIMAPVGSYESLMAAIQGGAGSVYFGVENLNMRSRSSNNFNLDDLRKIVRVATGNKVKTYLTMNVEIFDGELDKMHEVINAAKEAGVSAVIAADVSVIQYARSVNLEVHISTQVNITNIEAVKFYSNFADVVVLAREMNLGRVWEISDQIKKQNITGPNGELIKIEMFVHGALCMATSGKCYLSLHEMNSSANRGACLQTCRRAYTVTDKETGAELEIDNEYIMSPKDLKTVHFLNKILDSGVSVLKIEGRARSPEYVKTVVQCYREAVDAYFDESFTDEKVEDWNERLTSVFNRGFWDGYYLGQRLGEWSNNYGSRASKRKLYIGKCTNYFKKIGVAEFKLETNNLKVGDEIIITGPTTGVFQTSVNEIRFELKPVDEGLKGQRISVPIDAVTRRADKLFKVVDASQVKERK
- a CDS encoding outer membrane beta-barrel protein, which gives rise to MRKLVFIFMLLLAAPFSVQAQLIGFRLAANSGMLISEFGTSDVPHPDALFVSPATSSEKFTPQLSAGVEGEILFQVTEKTYFGVEFDYSHLKGFNDDPPYFNYFLTPYFSPHYQDEFMISPLEYNTRLFNLAVNYKYYFMPDKTFTPFVKLTGVVVFVRTDLSYRELPDPDLEWDVLYSRGTKNSEQDSWPAFHFGGGIGFDYAISDRLLFEVDGTCTVLNSGIIDGVPNFTYVQEEGVDLLRYNRRLSLTTQISAGLVYLFEIGDGRGRGSGGRVDPNLPFYRNKN